The following are encoded in a window of Platichthys flesus chromosome 11, fPlaFle2.1, whole genome shotgun sequence genomic DNA:
- the atg5 gene encoding autophagy protein 5 — protein sequence MADDKDVLRDVWFGRIPACFTLNQDEVTEREAEPYYLLLPRVSYLTLVTDKVKKHFLKVMKTEDVEEMWCESEGTPLKWHYPIGVLFDLHASNTVLPWNITVHFKNFPDRDLLHCPSNSVIEAHFMSGIKEADALKHKSQVVNDMQKKDHKQLWMGLQNDKFDQFWAMNRKLMEYPTEDGGFRYIPFRIYLTMSDRPFVQRLFRPVSPEGNVHTLGNLLKEMYPAAIPNEGEPKQHQVVIHGIEPLLETPLQWLSEHLSHPDNFLHICVVPVPTD from the exons ATGGCAGATGACAAGGACGTGCTGAGGGACGTGTGGTTTGGCCGGATCCCCGCCTGCTTCACCCTGAACCAGGACGAGGTCACCGAGAGAGAGGCCGAGCCCTACTAC ctgctgctgcccaggGTGAGCTACCTGACGCTGGTCAcagacaaagtgaaaaagcACTTCCTCAAAGTGATGAAGACCGAGGACGTGGAGGAGATGTGGTGCGAGTCGGAAGGAACGCCACTGAAATG GCACTATCCAATTGGAGTTCTCTTTGACCTCCACGCCTCCAACACAGTCTTACCCTGGAACATCACTGTGCACTTTAAA AATTTTCCAGATCGCGACCTCCTCCACTGTCCGTCCAACTCTGTGATCGAGGCCCACTTCATGTCCGGCATCAAGGAGGCCGACGCCCTCAAGCACAAGAGCCAAGTTGTTAACGACATGCAGAAGAAAGACCACAAGCAGCTGTGGATGGGTCTGCAGAACg ATAAGTTTGACCAGTTCTGGGCCATGAACAGGAAGCTGATGGAATATCCCACTGAGGACGGAGGCTTCAGATACATCCCCTTCAGGATATACCTG ACGATGAGCGATAGGCCGTTCGTCCAGAGACTGTTTCGCCCCGTTTCACCTGAAGGCAACGTGCACACGCTTGGCAACTTGCTCAAAGAAATGTACCCAGCTGCTATACCAAATGaag GTGAGCCAAAGCAGCACCAGGTGGTGATCCACGGCATCGAACCGCTGCTGGAGACGCCTCTGCAGTGGCTCAGCGAACACCTCAGCCACCCTGACAACTTCCTGCACATCTGCGTTGTCCCCGTCCCCACCGACTGA